From Brassica oleracea var. oleracea cultivar TO1000 chromosome C3, BOL, whole genome shotgun sequence, a single genomic window includes:
- the LOC106336385 gene encoding BTB/POZ domain-containing protein NPY5-like — translation MKFMKLGSKPDSFQSEGDNIRYVPSDLATDVIVIIGDVRFYLHKFPLLSKSARLQKLIATTSSSNEDNEIHEEDEIEIAEFPGGPASFEICAKFCYGMTVTLNAYNVVAARCAAEFLEMHETVEKGNLVYKIKIFLNSSILQTWKDSIIVLQTTRALSTYDEELKLTGRCLDSIASKASIDTSKVEWSYTYSKKKNLDNGLRKPQAVPRDWWVEDLCDLHISLYKRVITTIEARGRVSSDVIGEALHAYANKRVPGFSKSSSSVQITDVSKYKALVGSIIELIPDEKQSVSSSFLTRLLRASIFLGCYEETGLMNRVGERLDEASLGDVMLYDVDLMQSLVEVFLKCHHSEEDDIKAKASVAKLVDGYLAEKSRDSDSLTLQKFLSLAEMVSSFPRQSHDGVYRAIDMFLKLHPEISKSEKKRLCRLMDCRKLSAEACAHAVQNERLPMRVVVQVLFFEQVRANSNGSSSTGDSTPEITPASRSTNTEDDRESWDTEDIKALRGGLASLRLTKNQQQENSKGKLVKRGGLGVSRVFSKLWSSKERGGEMMSSSGTSSPGSVNDDSKSSSSTSKKH, via the exons ATGAAGTTCATGAAACTTGGATCCAAACCTGACTCCTTTCAGTCTGAAGGAGACAATATTAG GTATGTACCAAGTGACTTAGCAACAGATGTTATTGTAATCATTGGAGATGTCAGGTTCTATCTCCACAAG TTTCCATTGCTGTCCAAAAGCGCACGCTTGCAGAAACTAATCGCAACAACATCATCATCCAACGAAGACAATGAGATTCATGAAGAAGATGAGATTGAAATAGCAGAGTTCCCTGGTGGTCCTGCTTCGTTTGAGATCTGTGCTAAGTTCTGTTACGGTATGACCGTTACTCTAAACGCTTACAACGTAGTCGCTGCTCGCTGCGCAGCTGAGTTTCTTGAGATGCACGAAACCGTCGAAAAGGGAAATCTTGTTTACAAGATTAAGATTTTCTTGAACTCGAGCATACTCCAAACATGGAAAGATTCCATCATCGTGCTTCAGACCACAAGAGCTTTGTCTACATACGATGAAGAGTTGAAACTAACGGGGCGTTGTCTAGACTCCATCGCTTCTAAAGCTTCGATAGATACTTCGAAAGTCGAATGGTCTTATACTTACAGCAAGAAGAAGAATCTCGACAACGGGTTGAGAAAGCCACAGGCTGTTCCTAGAGACTGGTGGGTGGAGGATCTTTGCGATCTTCATATCAGTTTGTATAAACGAGTGATCACTACGATAGAAGCAAGAGGGAGAGTTTCATCTGATGTTATTGGTGAAGCATTGCACGCGTATGCCAACAAAAGGGTTCCAGGGTTCAGCAAAAGTAGTAGCTCCGTACAGATCACTGACGTTTCTAAATACAAAGCTTTGGTTGGTTCAATCATTGAGCTGATTCCTGACGAGAAACAAAGCGTCTCTTCGAGTTTCTTGACTAGGTTACTGCGAGCTTCCATCTTTCTTGGCTGTTATGAAGAGACAGGGTTGATGAACAGAGTGGGCGAGCGTCTAGATGAGGCGAGTTTAGGTGATGTTATGCTCTATGATGTTGACTTGATGCAGAGCTTAGTTGAAGTTTTCTTGAAATGTCATCACTCTGAAGAGGATGATATAAAGGCGAAAGCATCGGTTGCAAAGCTTGTTGATGGCTATTTAGCTGAGAAGTCGAGGGATTCAGATAGTTTGACACTTCAGAAGTTCTTATCACTTGCGGAGATGGTCTCAAGCTTTCCAAGACAGTCTCATGATGGAGTTTATCGCGCTATCGACATGTTTCTTAAG TTACATCCAGAGATTAGCAAGAGTGAGAAGAAGAGGCTATGCAGGCTAATGGACTGTAGAAAACTATCGGCAGAAGCTTGTGCGCACGCTGTCCAAAACGAGAGGTTACCTATGCGAGTGGTGGTGCAAGTGCTCTTCTTTGAACAGGTAAGAGCTAACAGCAACGGTTCATCATCGACCGGGGACAGCACTCCAGAGATCACTCCAGCTTCGAGATCAACGAACACTGAAGACGACAGAGAGAGTTGGGACACTGAAGATATAAAAGCATTGAGAGGAGGGTTAGCAAGTCTAAGACTGACCAAGAATCAACAGCAAGAGAATAGTAAAGGGAAGCTGGTGAAAAGAGGAGGGCTGGGAGTTTCTAGAGTGTTCTCTAAGCTTTGGTCTAGTAAAGAGAGAGGTGGAGAGATGATGAGTAGCTCAGGGACTTCGAGTCCTGGTTCTGTTAATGATGACTCCAAGTCTTCTTCTTCCACAAGCAAAAAGCATTAG